GTCCAGGTTTGGTCGTTGGTGGCTTCGACTTTCACGAGCGCGGCTTGAAGTTCGACGAGGGACTTGGACATTTGCTCGGCGTCGCGGCGGTGGGCGAATTCGGATTTGGTGAGGAGGCCGACGGCACGGGTGAGGTTCTGGATGGTTTCCTGACGGCCGGTTTGGAATTCGATCTGGCGGCGGCGGGTTTCCTCGAGGCCGGCGCGTTCGCGTTCCAACTCTTCCTGGATGCGCTTGAGTTCGGCGAGTTTTTGCTGGGTCTCGCCGACCTTGGAATCCACTTCTTCGCGCGAGGGCGCGCGCACGGCGGGAGCGGGTGCGGGATTTACTGCGCCGGTGTAAGCGGCCTTGTGGGATGATTGAAAATCGTTGTCCACAAATTCTGTCGCATCATATTCTGCTGACATAAATGCACTCTAGTCCCGGTTATGGGGAGTGTAAAGAAGTCTGTTGCGAGAGATTTAAATTGAGTGAATCCAAGCGCGGCCCCCCGATTTTTCAAAGGTAAAATTTTCGAATTTCTATAAAATGTGCAGCCGGATTTTGTTAATAACCACACCCTCTCCCCAGCCCTCTCCCGCACCTAACGGTGCAGGCGAGGGAGAAGAAAGGCGCGGCGGCAATAAATATTGCCGAAGATTTCCGTGGGGAATGGGCGCGGCCTCCAATCATGGCTTGCGGATGCGGGGGCGAATGGAGTATGCAACGGCATGGATTCACGCGAAGCGCTGGTGGCACTAAATATGGTCGAGGGCGTGGGGCCGATTCGGGTGCGGCAGTTGCTCGAACATTTTGGCGAGGCGCCGGCGATTTTGGGGGCGTCGCGGAGCGCGTTGCGGCAGGTGCGCGGTATTGGCGAGGACACGGCGGAGGCGATCGCGAATTGGGAGAAGCAGGTGGACCTGGCGGGGGAGTTGAAGCGCATCAGCGAATTCGGCTGCCATATTCTCATCGGCTCGGACGAGGATTATCCCGAGTTGCTCAAGCAGATTTATGATCCGCCGGTTGTGCTTTACGTCAAAGGCCGTTTGACTGAGCGCGATAAAAATGGCGTGGCGATGGTGGGCTCGCGGATGACGACGCCGTACGGCATGGAGACGGCGCGCAAGCTGGCGTATCAACTCGCGTATGTCGGCGTGACGGTGGTGAGCGGCGGCGCGCGCGGGATTGATACGGCGGCGCATCAGGGGGCGATGAGTGCGAAGGGGCGGACGGTCGCGGTGTTGGGCACGGGCATCAACCTAATGTATCCAGTCCAACGAACAACCGGCAACATCAATAATTCCCAATGGAATTAAGGGTTTTATGAATTTAAACGCTTTTGCCCGTGACATGGATTCAGAACGCTGTCATAATGTAAGTATGAACGTGCCGGTGGAAATGACGCCGACCGAATTACTTGGCCAACTCAACGAGGTGGAACAAAAATATGCACCCCAAATGCTATTCGTCGTCGGGCGTCGAGACATTCTCAATAATCGTCCGCGAGTTTCAATCGTAGGAAGTCGGAAGGCTTCAGCGGAAGGAATTCAACGTGCAAGGAAGCTGGCTAAGTTAGTCGTCCAACAAGGCGGACTGGTTGTGAGCGGTTTGGCTGCCGGAATTGACACCGCTGCCCATACATCTGCAATTAACTCAAACGGATTTACTGCCGCAGTAATTGGAACTCCTTTGAGTAAATCATATCCTCGTGAAAACACGGAATTGCAAGCTTTGATTCAACGGGAGCATCTGTGTGTTTCTCAATTTCCAGAAGGGTATCCTACTCAACCGAAAAATTTTCCAATTCGCAACAGAACAATGGCGTTGATTTCAGATGCGACAGTTATCATTGAGGCGGGAGAAAAAAGCGGTGCAATTTCGCAGGGATGGGAAGCGTTGAGATTGGGAAGGGGTTTGTTCATATCAAAAGCGGTTGTGGATAATCGTTCGTTGACATGGCCAGATGAAATGTTGGCACATGGTGCAGAAGTGCTTTCAGACAAGTCCTTGGATGCTTTCTTTTCGTCTTTACCCGTTCGGATTCTCCCTTTTGAACTGAATGGGATTTCCTTCTAAATTATCATACGTGGCGTTTGCAAAATATTCGCCCAAAGGAGAGACACACCTTTCACAAGTTTCAAGAGTGATTCGGAGTGCCGTTAAAAATGACACATACATTTCGTTCACAAACGCTGGCAAAACCGAAAGCGTTAACGGAATTGAATTTTTAGCTGCAAAGATAGTTGCAGCGATTCAGCAATATCCATTTCTTAAAGATTGTTTGAATGGAGATGTGGTATTGGTGCCAATACCTCGAAGCGCACCGTTAAAAACAAAAGACGCTTTGTGGCCGCCTTTGCGTATATGCCAAGCCCTCTTAGCCGCCGGTCTTGGTTCGGAAATATCGCCTTTATTAATTCGTTCGCACGCGGTTCAGAAATCAGCTACAGCACCAAAGGGAATGCGTGCAACTCCCGAAGACCATTACGACAGCACGGCTATTGACAATGATGTGCCAGCTCTTATTGAAAAGCCAATAACGCTGGTTGATGATGTTGTAACGCGTGGTTCGAGTTTTGTTGGCATGTTCAGACGCTTAGCCGAAGCATTTCCGAATCGAACCATTCGTTGTTTCGCATTGATTCAAACGCTTAGCGAAGGTGAGGTTGATAAAATAATTCTACCCGTTCAGGGAACTATCACTCGTTACCCATCTGGTAGGCTATGGAGAGATACTGGCGGTGGAGCGCAGCAGTCTTGGAATTTTTGAGCGCAGTAGGAATTTGACAAATCAATCGGTTATGCGATTGGTTGCTTCATGCACGCGGATTTAACTGAATCTGTGAAACTTGGCTCGTCTTTCTTGGCGTTGCTTACCTCCTTCGTTGCTTTGATTGTGGCGCTTATTACCGCCGCGCAAAATCCAGAGATTGTCGCTTGGATAAAAAAAAAGACTCTATTATTTCTTTAGCTACTTCTTTGCCAGAACTTTAACGCGTTTATTGAAAACAGTTTGGAGATTTTTTTTATTATTTAGAGGAGTGGCGCATTTTTAAAAATCAAACAAAAACCCTCACCGTTGCGGGTGAGGGGTGACAGTTCGGAAGGCTGGATTACGCTTTAAGACTGTATTGCCACGACAGACCTTCTTTTTTCTTGGCGAACACCTTTTTGAATTCGGTCGTTCCCAAGACTTCGGAAATCTTCGACCCGTTGCATCCGTGACGTTCGGCCAACAACTTCTGGTTGGCCTTTCCTTGGAATTCATTGATAATCGCGGCCACACTTTCAACCGTAATGGGGATTGCCGGACGGCGTGATGATTTCGCCTTTCCCTTCAAATCATCTTCCGTAAACCCGACAGACATCAATTCGGCCTTGAGGGATTCGACTTCGCCGAGTTTGGTTTGGAATTCTTTAAGGAGGTTGGTTTTCGCTGTTTGGAATGCTGTCAATGTTTCGCTCATACTGATTTTACCTTTCGCTGTTTCGTAATGACGTATTCGCCCCTTTGAAAGCGGACACCCCTTTATCGTGTAGGGTGATGGATTTATCCAAGGCGTATCCATTCTCCTTGCAGAATTGTTCTGCTGCTTCAACTTGACGGCGCGTCGAATCACCAAGACTCTGTTGAGGGGTTGAGAACCGAACGTATGAGTATGCGGTTTTCACGTTTTCGTCCGTGGAAAATTTCACGGACCCGGTTGTGTGGGAAACTGGCAATTTCATGGAAATAATGTTGGCAAACTAACAATTTATGTAGCTGGCAACTCAATATGTGGTGTGTATCAATCGGGCAGACAACTGGCAACGGCGAAGAAATAGTTGACATTTCGACTCATTTGCGGCTTTTAGTGCCACGACACGCCCCAAGTAGGCCAATTATATGGAAAATATACTTTTTGATGAATTAGCCGCCTGTCTTTCCCAATGTCCCGTAATCTCCGACACAGCAGCATACTGGTTCTTTCGCACGGAGGGAGGCTATTTATACGAATCGTTCATAAGCCAAAATTGCATAGCCATCGGCCATCCGTCTGTCACGCTGGATACGATTAAAGGGCTTACCTTGGATGATGGAGACCGAAAGAAGTTATCGCGACAAATTCGAGCGAATGAGCCCACAAATAGCACTCCGGGGCTATCCGCGTCGCAATTGCTCAGATTTGTCCACGAAATGAAATCGGGCGATTATGTAATCATTCCATCGCATGGTTCGCGTCAATTAACCATTGGCGTTCTGACAAACAAACAGCCTTTTGAGGGACCAGTTCAGGTTGGTGGAAAACCGAATCCCAACTTCAACAAGCGGCGTGGTGTTAGGTGGTTAAAACGTGTTCCGCGGAGCACAGTAAACCCCAATCTCTACAAGATTCTTTTTTCGCATCAGACTATAACTAATATTACTGAGTGCTCGCAATGGATAGATACGCTCTTGTATGACTTTTTCAGAAAGGGAGCCAAATATCATTTTGTTTTGGATGTCGCTCGTTCCGGCAATATCAATGCACGGGATTTGTTTTCAACGGGTTCTGGGCTGCTTGAACTTGGAGATGAATTTGCGGCCGAACTTGGCATCAAGGAAGACTCGGGAGATATTGATACAAGAATCAATCTTAATTCTCCGGGAGAGATTGAACTCATAACGACCGCCGCTCAGTATATTTTTGTTACGGGCCTTATTGTGGTAGGTTTGACTGGCGGGACATTCAAAGGGGATGAGAAAAAAATTGGTATGAATATTAACATTCACACTGATGGCCTAATCACTGCGCTCACCAAGTTTTTGAATGCCAGAAAGAAACGTCAACTGCTCGACACGATAAATGAGAAAGTTAAGGCTTTAAAAATCAAGAATCCCGACGATATTACTAAGGTGTTAGACCATATCAACAAAGATGTCAAAGACAGTAAGGACGGTCATTCGTGAAACGCGTGATTCGCAAAATAGCGGTCTTGATGGTCATGTTTTCAGGTGTTTTTTTGTTTCTGAATCTTGTTATCACTGAATTGCTTCGCATTTCAAACACGTCGCTCACTTATGCGATTTCGCAAATAACGGCGATGGTGATGCTTGTGGTTCTCTTGTTAAAAAAGAAAATCGAAGTATATTAGATGTTCGGGTAACTGGCAAGGCCGTCAATATTATTTTTCCTTCGGAGAATCGCGAATTGTTCGAGCGCATCGCGGCGAGCGGGGCGGTCATCACGCAATTTCCGTTTAATCGCAAGGCGGACAAGCAATCGTTTCCGATTCGCAATCGCATTGTCGCGGGGATGACGCTGGGGACGGTGGTGGTGGAGGCGAATTTGACGAGCGGGGCGTTGATCACGGCGAACATGGCGGTGGAACAGGGGCGGCAGGTGTTCGCGGTTCCCGGGCGGATTGATTCGCCGCGCAGCCGCGGTTGCCATGAGTTGATCAAGAAGGGCGCGAAGCTTTGCGAAGGGGCGGAGGATATTTTGAGCGAGTTCGAATATTTATTTCCCGCGAGCAATCGTCCGCCCGGCGCGAGTGAAACGGGAAATTTGCCGGCGTTGACGTTGTCCGAGAACGAACAAAAAGTTTATGACGCGGTGGTGGAGGAATCGAATACGGACGAGGTGATTCGGCGGAGTGGGTTGCCGAGTTCGGCTGTGTCGGTGGCGTTATTGGGGTTGGAGATGAAGCGGTTGATCAAGCAGTTGCCGGGGAAGATTTTTGTGAGGAATAATTGAGCGGGTTTGTGGCCCTAATTGAAGAAGGGGTTAATGAGAAGCGTTGGGCGAGCGGGTGAGGTTTGGTTCCAAGAGGAAAATTCTTTTGTCCCTGCGGGACTTGGTTTGGAACGGATGCAAACCCAGCAATAAATTGCTGGGCTAATATCTGTCGTCCCTGCGGGACTTCGGGCGGCGGAGCGGTGGCGCAGTCCTGCCGTGTCCTAGATTATCGGTTGTTGCTGCGGGATTTGGTTCAAAAGAAATCCAATCGGGCAAATTGCTGGAGAAACTTTTGACGCGGGTGAATTCGGGCGGATGATGGGAGGATGCTCGCCTGGGCTCGCCTCGCTGCGCTCGATATAGAAG
This genomic interval from Verrucomicrobiia bacterium contains the following:
- a CDS encoding DNA-processing protein DprA — protein: MLDVRVTGKAVNIIFPSENRELFERIAASGAVITQFPFNRKADKQSFPIRNRIVAGMTLGTVVVEANLTSGALITANMAVEQGRQVFAVPGRIDSPRSRGCHELIKKGAKLCEGAEDILSEFEYLFPASNRPPGASETGNLPALTLSENEQKVYDAVVEESNTDEVIRRSGLPSSAVSVALLGLEMKRLIKQLPGKIFVRNN
- a CDS encoding DNA-processing protein DprA — translated: MNLNAFARDMDSERCHNVSMNVPVEMTPTELLGQLNEVEQKYAPQMLFVVGRRDILNNRPRVSIVGSRKASAEGIQRARKLAKLVVQQGGLVVSGLAAGIDTAAHTSAINSNGFTAAVIGTPLSKSYPRENTELQALIQREHLCVSQFPEGYPTQPKNFPIRNRTMALISDATVIIEAGEKSGAISQGWEALRLGRGLFISKAVVDNRSLTWPDEMLAHGAEVLSDKSLDAFFSSLPVRILPFELNGISF
- a CDS encoding DNA-processing protein DprA; amino-acid sequence: MPKISVGNGRGLQSWLADAGANGVCNGMDSREALVALNMVEGVGPIRVRQLLEHFGEAPAILGASRSALRQVRGIGEDTAEAIANWEKQVDLAGELKRISEFGCHILIGSDEDYPELLKQIYDPPVVLYVKGRLTERDKNGVAMVGSRMTTPYGMETARKLAYQLAYVGVTVVSGGARGIDTAAHQGAMSAKGRTVAVLGTGINLMYPVQRTTGNINNSQWN
- a CDS encoding phosphoribosyltransferase; the encoded protein is MAFAKYSPKGETHLSQVSRVIRSAVKNDTYISFTNAGKTESVNGIEFLAAKIVAAIQQYPFLKDCLNGDVVLVPIPRSAPLKTKDALWPPLRICQALLAAGLGSEISPLLIRSHAVQKSATAPKGMRATPEDHYDSTAIDNDVPALIEKPITLVDDVVTRGSSFVGMFRRLAEAFPNRTIRCFALIQTLSEGEVDKIILPVQGTITRYPSGRLWRDTGGGAQQSWNF
- a CDS encoding recombinase family protein, giving the protein MKLPVSHTTGSVKFSTDENVKTAYSYVRFSTPQQSLGDSTRRQVEAAEQFCKENGYALDKSITLHDKGVSAFKGANTSLRNSER